From a region of the Bermanella marisrubri genome:
- a CDS encoding sensor histidine kinase: MNNYVELKPLSRLYAYFSMGLGIVFLGFYFFEEQLKWWQSTSPKLLPIILTAYMALAVTNLIRAYRDVPATYESYQITLLTEVLLIGFLLLYIAPQQWDLALIMLLNVGLASSLVKQRHGYFLAAMATILVLSHTWVHGDNRVTDQLLSSTLVSVLFFLEVFVIQGLKNRLREAQSEAKASQSQLLSVARINDVIIERMQTGVCLVNESGRILRINRAAVERIGEYTAGEQIPPAIEERLRFWMQYQLQNHDTIELSDTAAGSIIVNFANIDSHSVLIFIEDKDTVTRRAHQFKLSSMGRMAASIAHEIRNPLNAVSHAAQLLQESPDLQQDDTELCNIILKQSSRMEQIIQNVLQISRRKTTSLQWIKLDNWLENFKTEFEQQHKVPLDIDGGDLDIRFDPSQLHQVLWNLCHNSVAYGHAAANAPILLKIDEHSGHSRLRIMDNGPGISPKEQEFLFEPFHTTSAQGTGLGLYIVKELCEANQAKIHYRNRHAKKDGADKGACFEILFAQSS; this comes from the coding sequence ATGAATAATTATGTTGAATTAAAGCCCCTATCCCGACTTTACGCCTATTTTTCAATGGGTCTGGGCATTGTTTTCCTAGGTTTTTATTTTTTTGAAGAGCAATTAAAGTGGTGGCAGAGCACCAGTCCAAAACTGCTACCCATCATCCTCACAGCCTACATGGCTTTAGCCGTTACCAATCTTATTCGGGCCTATCGTGACGTACCCGCCACGTATGAAAGTTATCAAATTACACTACTCACAGAAGTTTTACTCATTGGGTTTTTGCTATTGTATATAGCCCCGCAACAATGGGATTTAGCACTTATTATGCTGCTAAATGTGGGGCTAGCGAGCAGTTTGGTCAAACAACGTCACGGGTACTTTCTTGCTGCAATGGCGACCATCTTAGTACTCAGTCACACATGGGTTCATGGAGACAACCGTGTTACCGACCAATTATTAAGTAGCACTCTCGTTAGCGTCTTATTTTTCCTTGAGGTCTTTGTTATTCAGGGACTCAAAAATCGGCTGCGGGAAGCTCAATCGGAAGCAAAGGCATCACAAAGTCAACTCCTCAGTGTCGCTCGGATCAACGATGTCATTATCGAACGCATGCAAACCGGAGTATGCCTAGTCAATGAAAGTGGACGAATTCTGCGTATTAATCGTGCTGCTGTTGAGCGCATAGGCGAATATACGGCTGGCGAACAGATTCCACCCGCAATAGAGGAACGGCTGCGCTTTTGGATGCAATATCAATTACAGAATCACGACACGATTGAATTGAGCGATACAGCAGCTGGCTCAATAATCGTGAATTTCGCCAACATCGACTCTCACTCAGTCCTTATATTTATTGAAGACAAAGATACCGTCACGCGACGTGCCCATCAGTTTAAATTGTCCTCTATGGGACGCATGGCCGCCAGCATTGCTCATGAAATTCGAAATCCGCTCAATGCGGTTAGCCATGCCGCTCAGCTGTTACAAGAAAGCCCAGACCTGCAGCAAGATGACACCGAATTATGTAACATTATTCTCAAACAAAGCTCCCGAATGGAGCAAATTATTCAGAATGTATTACAAATTAGCCGACGCAAAACCACCAGCCTTCAGTGGATAAAACTTGATAACTGGTTAGAGAACTTCAAGACAGAATTCGAACAGCAGCACAAAGTTCCGTTAGACATTGACGGTGGCGACTTAGATATTCGATTTGATCCCAGTCAATTACACCAAGTACTTTGGAATCTCTGTCACAACTCAGTGGCCTATGGGCATGCCGCAGCCAACGCCCCAATACTGCTGAAGATCGACGAGCATTCTGGCCATAGCCGTCTACGTATTATGGATAACGGCCCGGGAATATCACCAAAAGAACAAGAGTTTTTATTTGAGCCATTTCACACAACTTCCGCCCAAGGCACAGGCTTAGGTCTCTATATTGTAAAAGAGTTATGCGAAGCCAATCAGGCAAAGATCCACTACCGAAATCGACACGCAAAAAAGGACGGCGCAGACAAAGGCGCTTGCTTTGAAATTTTGTTCGCACAATCCAGTTAG
- a CDS encoding NAD+ synthase codes for MSEQSLSVCLAQLNLVVGDIQSNTQKVLASAKQSVEKGVDVVIFPELTLTGYPPEDLLLRPSLKLRVEQALQEIEEAALPITLVIGYPKVTASGLQNMAGVIENGRLVAEYAKQHLPNFQVFDEKRYFIEGTQPCVVQIKGLPVAISICEDIWQKGIMTQAKQAGAKLMLNLNASPFHIDKPLHREALLKERALEGAMPIVYVNLVGGQDELVFDGGSVVVDQQGNVKSRAITYDEAQPVVELAIDDGAVSSIDGKTEPHREKLDSIYSALVLGTKDYVNKNGFKGVVLGLSGGIDSALTLAVAVDALGKERVQAIMMPFKYTSQMSLHDAEDEANRLGVEYKVMPIEPMFDAFMGTLADEFEGTKVDTTEENLQSRCRGVLLMAMSNKKGSLVLTTGNKSEMAVGYATLYGDMAGGYGVLKDVFKTLVFELSKYRNTLGEVIPPRVISRPPSAELAPDQVDEDSLPAYPVLDEILRLYIEEDQSAQAIIAKGFKEDEVNRVIRLVDINEYKRRQAPVGVRLTQRGFGRDRRYPITNGWRAGI; via the coding sequence GTGTCAGAGCAGTCCCTTTCCGTTTGTTTAGCTCAGCTTAATCTCGTTGTTGGCGACATTCAAAGTAATACTCAGAAGGTTTTAGCCTCCGCCAAGCAATCGGTGGAGAAGGGTGTGGACGTGGTTATCTTTCCAGAATTAACCTTGACAGGTTACCCTCCAGAAGATTTATTGCTGCGCCCGAGTTTAAAGCTTCGAGTAGAGCAAGCGCTGCAAGAGATTGAAGAAGCAGCACTACCGATAACACTTGTTATTGGCTACCCCAAAGTCACAGCAAGTGGCTTACAAAACATGGCTGGAGTTATCGAAAATGGCCGCCTAGTTGCTGAGTATGCCAAGCAGCATTTACCCAATTTCCAAGTGTTTGATGAAAAGCGTTATTTCATTGAAGGTACTCAACCATGCGTGGTTCAAATTAAAGGGCTACCAGTTGCCATAAGCATTTGTGAAGACATTTGGCAAAAAGGCATTATGACGCAAGCTAAGCAGGCGGGCGCAAAATTGATGTTGAATTTAAATGCATCTCCTTTTCATATCGATAAACCTTTGCACCGCGAAGCCTTGCTAAAAGAAAGGGCTTTGGAAGGGGCTATGCCGATTGTTTACGTTAACTTGGTAGGTGGTCAGGATGAGCTGGTTTTTGATGGTGGCTCGGTTGTTGTGGATCAGCAAGGTAATGTGAAAAGCCGAGCGATCACTTACGACGAAGCTCAGCCAGTTGTAGAGCTTGCTATAGATGATGGTGCAGTCAGTTCTATCGACGGCAAGACTGAGCCGCACAGAGAGAAATTAGACAGTATTTACTCTGCGCTTGTTTTAGGTACGAAGGATTATGTGAATAAAAATGGCTTTAAAGGCGTGGTACTTGGATTGTCCGGCGGTATTGATTCGGCCCTAACACTGGCCGTGGCGGTGGATGCTTTGGGAAAAGAGCGTGTACAGGCGATCATGATGCCCTTCAAGTACACCTCTCAAATGAGTCTGCATGACGCCGAAGACGAGGCGAATCGTTTGGGGGTGGAATACAAAGTCATGCCCATCGAACCCATGTTTGATGCGTTCATGGGAACGCTGGCGGATGAGTTTGAAGGCACTAAGGTAGATACCACTGAGGAAAATCTACAGAGTCGTTGCCGCGGTGTATTGCTCATGGCCATGAGTAACAAAAAAGGCAGTCTTGTGCTGACAACGGGGAATAAGAGTGAAATGGCTGTCGGCTACGCCACTCTGTATGGCGATATGGCTGGTGGATATGGTGTTCTGAAGGACGTGTTTAAAACCCTAGTATTTGAATTGTCCAAGTATCGCAACACGCTGGGTGAGGTAATTCCACCGCGTGTTATTAGTCGACCACCGTCTGCGGAGCTGGCGCCAGACCAAGTAGATGAGGATTCGTTACCCGCTTATCCGGTGCTTGATGAGATACTGAGGTTGTATATTGAGGAAGATCAGAGTGCTCAGGCGATTATCGCCAAGGGCTTTAAAGAGGATGAGGTTAACCGGGTTATTCGCTTGGTGGATATTAATGAGTACAAGCGACGCCAGGCACCCGTCGGCGTGCGCTTGACACAGCGCGGTTTTGGGCGCGACCGTCGTTATCCTATTACCAATGGTTGGCGTGCCGGAATATAG
- the rpsP gene encoding 30S ribosomal protein S16 encodes MVVIRLARGGSKKRPFYHLSVADQRFPRDGRFIERVGFFNPIARGQEERLRVDLERVEYWLSKGAQASDRVTKLVKEAKKQQAAG; translated from the coding sequence ATGGTAGTGATTCGATTAGCCCGTGGTGGCTCTAAAAAACGTCCTTTTTATCATTTGTCTGTTGCGGATCAGCGTTTCCCACGCGACGGCCGCTTCATTGAACGTGTAGGTTTCTTTAACCCTATCGCTCGTGGCCAAGAAGAACGTCTACGCGTTGATCTTGAGCGCGTTGAGTACTGGTTAAGCAAAGGCGCTCAAGCAAGTGATCGCGTAACTAAGCTGGTAAAAGAAGCTAAGAAGCAGCAAGCAGCTGGTTAA
- the rimM gene encoding ribosome maturation factor RimM (Essential for efficient processing of 16S rRNA), producing the protein MSKIPDNFTKIGKITGVYGIKGWVKVYSYTEPKENVFSYDGWHLVKKGQLVPVKVREWRTQGKGLVAALDDCQDRNQAQEQYVQCDVVMDKGQLPEPGEGEFYYHQLEGLLVVTTDDVVLGRVDYLFNTGNNDVLVVKPCKESLDGRERWLPYTNDCTKDVDLKQGFIRVDWDPEF; encoded by the coding sequence ATGAGTAAAATACCCGACAATTTCACCAAAATAGGTAAGATCACCGGCGTATATGGCATCAAAGGGTGGGTGAAAGTGTACAGCTACACTGAGCCCAAAGAGAATGTGTTCTCTTATGATGGTTGGCACCTTGTTAAAAAGGGTCAACTTGTTCCAGTGAAGGTTCGAGAGTGGCGCACGCAAGGCAAAGGTCTCGTTGCTGCACTGGACGATTGCCAAGATCGGAATCAGGCACAAGAACAGTATGTTCAATGCGATGTCGTAATGGACAAAGGGCAGTTGCCTGAGCCCGGGGAAGGCGAGTTTTATTACCACCAACTTGAAGGTTTATTGGTGGTTACCACGGATGATGTGGTTTTAGGTCGAGTGGACTATCTATTTAACACGGGTAATAACGACGTCTTAGTGGTTAAACCGTGTAAGGAGAGTCTCGATGGTCGCGAGCGCTGGCTGCCTTATACCAACGATTGCACGAAAGATGTCGATCTGAAGCAAGGCTTCATTCGAGTAGATTGGGATCCGGAATTCTGA
- the trmD gene encoding tRNA (guanosine(37)-N1)-methyltransferase TrmD — MQFGVISIFPEMYQALTDFGVTGRAVDKGLVSVDVWNPRDFTIDKYQTVDDRPYGGGPGMLMKVEPLKYAIEAAKAKLGSQSKVVYLSPQGETLTQDKAQQLAQEASLIFLAGRYEGIDERLIETQIDEEISIGDYVLSGGELASMVVMDSVIRLVPEVLGHDMSAVEDSFVDGLLDCPHYTRPEEHEGRKVPDVLLSGNHEKIRQWRLKQALGRTWEKRPDLLAKRDLSKEEDALLQEYKRDVQGRGDA; from the coding sequence ATGCAGTTTGGCGTCATCTCCATATTTCCAGAGATGTACCAAGCACTGACTGACTTTGGTGTAACCGGTCGGGCAGTGGATAAAGGTTTGGTGTCGGTTGATGTGTGGAATCCTCGAGACTTCACCATCGATAAATATCAAACTGTGGACGACCGACCTTATGGTGGTGGTCCAGGCATGCTGATGAAGGTTGAGCCGCTTAAATATGCAATTGAAGCGGCGAAAGCTAAGCTAGGATCACAAAGCAAAGTTGTGTATTTATCGCCGCAGGGTGAAACCCTGACACAGGATAAAGCTCAACAATTGGCCCAAGAAGCATCATTGATATTCTTGGCAGGGCGCTACGAAGGCATTGATGAGCGTTTGATTGAAACGCAAATCGACGAGGAGATCTCCATTGGGGATTACGTGCTAAGTGGCGGTGAATTGGCATCCATGGTGGTCATGGATAGTGTGATTCGCTTAGTACCTGAAGTGCTAGGGCATGATATGAGTGCCGTTGAGGATTCATTCGTTGACGGTTTGCTTGATTGTCCGCACTACACTCGACCGGAAGAGCATGAAGGTCGAAAAGTGCCAGATGTATTGCTAAGTGGTAATCACGAGAAGATTAGACAGTGGCGCCTAAAGCAGGCGCTTGGCAGAACCTGGGAAAAACGCCCCGATCTGCTAGCAAAGCGTGATTTGTCGAAAGAAGAAGATGCGCTGTTGCAAGAATATAAGCGTGACGTTCAGGGTCGCGGTGACGCCTGA
- the rplS gene encoding 50S ribosomal protein L19 — protein sequence MSSKNKIIQAIESAQLKSDVPEFGAGDTVVVQVKVKEGNRERLQAYEGVVIGKRNRGLNSAFTVRKISSGVGVERTFQTHSPVVDSIEVKRRGDVRKSKLYYLRERSGKSARIKEKLSSK from the coding sequence ATGAGCAGCAAAAACAAAATTATCCAGGCTATTGAGTCTGCACAGTTAAAGTCAGACGTACCAGAGTTTGGTGCTGGTGATACTGTTGTTGTACAGGTTAAAGTAAAAGAAGGTAACCGTGAGCGTCTACAGGCTTACGAAGGTGTGGTAATCGGTAAGCGTAACCGTGGCCTAAACTCTGCCTTCACTGTACGTAAGATCTCTAGCGGTGTGGGCGTGGAGCGTACTTTCCAAACTCACAGCCCAGTTGTAGACAGTATTGAAGTTAAGCGTCGCGGTGATGTTCGCAAGTCTAAACTTTACTACTTGCGTGAGCGTAGCGGTAAGTCTGCACGTATCAAAGAAAAGCTTAGCAGCAAGTAA
- the rplM gene encoding 50S ribosomal protein L13 — protein MKTFTAKPETVKREWFVIDAEGVALGRLATEVASRLRGKHKPEYTPNVDTGDYIVVINADKVAVTGKKAQDKMYYRHTGYPGGLREINFNDLQTRKPGRVVELAVKGMLPRNPLGRAMYGKLKVYAGSEHPHTAQQPQELKI, from the coding sequence ATGAAAACTTTTACTGCAAAACCCGAAACCGTAAAACGTGAGTGGTTTGTAATCGACGCGGAAGGCGTTGCACTAGGTCGTTTAGCTACTGAAGTTGCAAGTCGTTTGCGTGGTAAGCACAAGCCAGAATACACTCCTAACGTTGACACTGGTGACTACATCGTAGTTATCAATGCTGACAAAGTAGCTGTAACTGGTAAGAAAGCACAAGACAAGATGTATTACCGTCACACAGGCTACCCAGGTGGCTTGCGTGAAATTAACTTCAACGACCTTCAGACTCGTAAGCCTGGACGTGTTGTTGAGTTAGCTGTTAAAGGCATGCTTCCTCGAAACCCTCTTGGTCGTGCAATGTACGGTAAGTTGAAAGTGTATGCCGGTTCTGAGCATCCACACACTGCACAGCAACCACAAGAGCTTAAGATTTAA
- the rpsI gene encoding 30S ribosomal protein S9, with amino-acid sequence MAANQYYGTGRRKSSSARVFLRPGSGQIVINKRSLDEYFGRETSRMVVRQPLELTESTEKFDLFITVQGGGASGQAGAIRHGITRALMEYDETLRAPLRAAGYVTRDDREVERKKVGLRKARKKPQFSKR; translated from the coding sequence ATGGCAGCAAATCAATATTACGGAACTGGCCGTCGTAAGTCTTCCAGCGCACGTGTTTTCTTGCGTCCTGGTTCTGGTCAAATCGTTATTAACAAGCGTTCTTTGGATGAGTATTTTGGTCGTGAAACGTCTCGCATGGTTGTTCGTCAGCCATTAGAGTTGACTGAGAGCACTGAAAAGTTCGACCTATTCATCACTGTTCAAGGTGGTGGTGCATCTGGTCAGGCGGGCGCTATCCGTCACGGTATCACTCGTGCTCTTATGGAGTATGACGAAACTTTGCGTGCACCTCTTCGTGCTGCGGGTTACGTAACTCGTGATGATCGTGAAGTTGAGCGTAAGAAAGTGGGTCTTCGTAAAGCACGTAAGAAGCCGCAATTCAGCAAGCGTTAA
- the petA gene encoding ubiquinol-cytochrome c reductase iron-sulfur subunit → MSNDGVNVGRRRFLIATTAVGGGVGAVGVAVPFVKSWNPSEKAKAAGAPAKADISKLEPGAMMTVEWRGKPVYVVRRTEETVGLLDSLNDLLKDPMNNDKDQQPNYADNVYRARTEEIAVIEGVCTHLGCAPQFVPEVEPQPFDENWKGGFFCPCHGSRFDLAGRVFQGSPAAKNLAVPPYSFEDENTLIVGVDEENS, encoded by the coding sequence ATGAGCAATGATGGCGTAAATGTAGGTCGGCGCCGCTTCCTCATCGCAACCACAGCAGTGGGTGGCGGTGTTGGTGCGGTTGGCGTGGCCGTGCCTTTTGTTAAGTCTTGGAATCCAAGCGAAAAGGCAAAAGCAGCGGGTGCACCAGCAAAAGCAGATATTAGTAAGCTTGAGCCTGGCGCAATGATGACGGTTGAATGGCGTGGTAAGCCGGTTTATGTGGTACGTCGTACCGAAGAAACCGTCGGCTTGCTAGATTCATTGAATGATCTTCTAAAAGATCCAATGAATAACGATAAAGATCAGCAACCAAACTATGCGGATAACGTATACCGTGCCCGTACCGAAGAGATTGCGGTTATCGAAGGTGTTTGTACTCACTTAGGTTGTGCGCCTCAGTTCGTTCCAGAAGTTGAACCACAGCCGTTTGACGAAAACTGGAAAGGTGGCTTCTTCTGCCCATGTCACGGTTCACGCTTTGATTTGGCGGGTCGTGTATTCCAAGGCTCTCCAGCAGCGAAGAACCTAGCAGTACCGCCATACTCCTTCGAAGATGAAAACACCCTAATTGTAGGTGTGGATGAGGAGAATTCGTAA
- a CDS encoding cytochrome b codes for MSKFQAFMGWIDDRLPVTATFEKHMSKYYAPKNFNFWYFFGVFSMLMLANQILTGVWLTMSYTPSAEAAFASVEYIMRDVEFGWLIRYMHSTGASFFFIAVYLHMFRGLMYGSYQKPRELIWIFGMLIYLMLMAEAFMGYVLPWGQMSYWGAQVIISLFGAIPVIGPDLVQWIRGDFLISGATLNRFFALHVIALPLVIVALVVLHILALHEVGSNNPDGIDIKKHKDEKGRPLDGVPFHPYYTVHDLVGIVVFLFVFCAVMFFMPTGGGFFLEPPNFEEANGLKTPAHIAPVWYFGAFYTVLRAWTIDLGPISSQLGGVILMGGAIAILFVLPWLDRSPVRSWRYKGYISRINLVLFGIVFALLTWLGTQPATGLYQILGQVSTFLYFAWFITLPFISAKEKTKPVPERVTG; via the coding sequence ATGAGTAAATTCCAAGCCTTCATGGGGTGGATTGACGATCGTCTTCCTGTCACTGCCACCTTTGAAAAGCATATGTCTAAGTACTATGCTCCAAAAAACTTTAACTTCTGGTACTTCTTCGGCGTATTCTCCATGCTGATGCTGGCCAACCAGATTTTGACCGGTGTATGGCTGACCATGTCTTACACGCCTTCAGCAGAAGCGGCATTTGCCTCTGTTGAATATATTATGCGTGATGTTGAGTTCGGTTGGTTGATTCGCTATATGCATTCTACCGGTGCTTCTTTCTTCTTCATAGCTGTTTACCTGCACATGTTCCGTGGTCTTATGTACGGTTCATACCAGAAGCCTCGTGAGCTAATCTGGATCTTTGGTATGCTGATCTACCTAATGCTAATGGCCGAAGCCTTTATGGGTTATGTATTGCCTTGGGGTCAGATGTCTTACTGGGGTGCTCAGGTAATCATTTCTTTGTTTGGCGCTATCCCTGTAATTGGCCCTGATCTAGTTCAGTGGATTCGTGGTGACTTCCTGATTTCTGGTGCAACTCTTAACCGTTTCTTTGCGCTACACGTAATTGCATTGCCTTTGGTGATTGTTGCCTTGGTTGTATTGCATATTCTTGCTCTACACGAGGTGGGTTCTAATAATCCAGACGGTATCGATATCAAGAAGCACAAAGATGAAAAGGGTCGTCCTTTAGACGGCGTTCCTTTCCACCCTTATTACACAGTTCACGACTTAGTGGGTATCGTAGTATTCCTATTCGTATTTTGTGCAGTGATGTTCTTTATGCCAACCGGCGGCGGTTTCTTCCTTGAGCCACCTAACTTCGAAGAAGCGAATGGCTTGAAGACCCCTGCACACATTGCCCCTGTATGGTACTTCGGTGCGTTCTATACGGTATTGCGTGCTTGGACCATTGATTTAGGACCAATTAGCTCTCAGCTTGGCGGTGTTATCTTAATGGGTGGTGCGATCGCAATCTTGTTCGTATTGCCTTGGTTAGACCGTAGCCCAGTGCGCTCATGGCGCTACAAAGGTTACATCTCTCGCATTAACTTGGTGCTTTTCGGTATCGTTTTCGCGCTACTGACTTGGTTAGGCACGCAGCCAGCGACAGGCTTGTACCAAATTCTTGGTCAAGTAAGTACATTCTTGTACTTCGCATGGTTCATAACCTTGCCATTCATCTCAGCGAAAGAGAAAACCAAACCAGTTCCAGAGAGGGTAACAGGCTAA
- a CDS encoding cytochrome c1: MKQLIAIIFAILPAFAFAAGGGNVKLDDMPVDLEDKASLQRGAQLFTNYCMGCHSTKFARYNRVARDLGIPEDVMMDNLVFRDVKIGSLMKIAMRPEDSKKWFGATPPDLTLVARVRGADWLYTYLKSFYEDDTRPYGVNNAVFKDVGMPHVLEDLQGRQVKGTAPVVVGFDPLTGQELYEEKEGVLYLEEEGQLNPEEFDDAVKDLTNFLVYMGEPSALERQRIGFWVLLFLAILFVPVYYLNREYWRDIH, translated from the coding sequence ATGAAACAGTTAATTGCAATCATATTTGCCATTCTGCCAGCCTTTGCCTTTGCTGCAGGCGGTGGAAACGTGAAACTGGATGACATGCCAGTGGATCTTGAAGACAAAGCATCTCTTCAGCGTGGTGCCCAGTTGTTCACAAACTATTGTATGGGTTGTCACAGCACTAAGTTTGCGCGTTACAACCGTGTAGCACGTGATCTAGGCATTCCAGAAGATGTGATGATGGACAACTTGGTTTTCCGTGACGTAAAAATTGGTAGTTTGATGAAAATCGCTATGCGTCCAGAAGACTCAAAAAAATGGTTTGGTGCAACGCCTCCAGACCTAACGCTAGTTGCTCGTGTTCGTGGTGCAGATTGGCTATACACGTATCTAAAAAGCTTCTATGAAGACGATACTCGTCCATACGGCGTCAACAACGCGGTATTTAAAGACGTAGGTATGCCTCATGTACTTGAAGACCTTCAAGGTCGTCAGGTTAAAGGTACGGCGCCTGTAGTCGTTGGCTTTGATCCATTAACCGGTCAAGAGCTATACGAAGAGAAAGAAGGCGTGCTTTATCTAGAGGAAGAAGGTCAGCTAAACCCAGAAGAATTCGACGATGCAGTAAAAGATCTAACGAATTTCTTAGTCTATATGGGTGAGCCATCGGCTCTAGAGCGTCAACGCATCGGTTTCTGGGTGTTGTTGTTCTTGGCGATCTTGTTTGTTCCGGTGTATTACTTGAACCGTGAATACTGGCGCGACATCCACTAG
- the sspA gene encoding stringent starvation protein SspA has protein sequence MGVVAKRSSMTFFSDGEDQYCHRVRIVLAEKGVTVEIHDVDPANPPEDLAQLNPYNAVPTLLDRDLVLYEPNIMMEYLDERFPHPPLLPVYPVARAESRLWLYRIQRDWCSLADIILENKDADAVTKARKELRESLISTSPLFAEKPYFMSDEYSIVDCVTAPLLWRLPVMGIELPEKQTKDLQEYMERLFAREAFQASLSEAEQEMRE, from the coding sequence ATGGGTGTTGTAGCCAAGCGCTCTTCCATGACCTTCTTTTCAGATGGTGAAGATCAATATTGCCACCGAGTACGCATTGTTCTTGCTGAGAAAGGCGTAACGGTCGAAATTCACGATGTGGATCCTGCAAATCCACCTGAAGACCTAGCTCAGTTAAACCCTTATAACGCTGTACCAACCTTGTTGGATCGTGATTTGGTTTTATATGAGCCAAACATCATGATGGAATATCTAGACGAGCGTTTCCCGCATCCGCCATTGCTACCTGTTTATCCAGTTGCCCGTGCTGAAAGCCGTCTATGGTTGTACCGTATCCAGCGTGATTGGTGTTCATTGGCCGATATTATTCTTGAAAACAAAGACGCTGATGCGGTAACGAAAGCCCGTAAAGAGCTTCGTGAGAGTCTTATCAGTACGTCACCTTTGTTCGCTGAGAAGCCTTACTTCATGAGCGACGAATACAGTATTGTAGACTGTGTAACAGCACCATTGTTGTGGCGTTTACCTGTAATGGGGATTGAGTTACCGGAAAAGCAAACTAAAGACTTACAAGAATACATGGAGCGCTTATTTGCGCGCGAAGCTTTCCAAGCTAGCCTATCTGAGGCTGAACAGGAAATGCGCGAATGA
- a CDS encoding ClpXP protease specificity-enhancing factor yields the protein MTPSRPYLMRGLYEWVLDNESTPYVLVDANIVGVQVPMEYVNDGQIVLNVSPNAVRDLLISNDALSFNARFAGVTQNIYVPIVAVMAIYAKETGEGMVFGNEAGAPDPNDPPPAPQPPKEEKSEKPSGRPSLKVVK from the coding sequence ATGACACCTTCTCGCCCATATTTAATGCGCGGACTGTATGAGTGGGTTTTGGATAATGAATCCACTCCCTATGTTTTAGTTGATGCCAATATTGTTGGTGTTCAAGTGCCCATGGAATATGTCAACGATGGGCAAATCGTATTAAATGTGAGCCCCAATGCGGTTCGAGACTTACTGATCAGCAACGATGCATTAAGCTTTAATGCACGTTTTGCTGGTGTAACGCAAAATATCTATGTACCGATAGTGGCGGTCATGGCTATTTATGCGAAAGAAACTGGTGAAGGTATGGTGTTTGGAAATGAAGCCGGAGCGCCAGATCCAAACGATCCACCACCTGCGCCGCAGCCACCAAAAGAAGAGAAGTCTGAAAAACCTTCAGGAAGGCCTTCATTGAAAGTGGTAAAGTAA
- a CDS encoding LysR substrate-binding domain-containing protein, translated as MRIWEGVVEFTLVAELGSFTKASQNLNISVAQVSRLISLLEKRLKTKLLYRTTRKVTLTAEGEIYYQRCKQVLNELEEAERALGNLQNKPQGTIKLTAPVMYGETFIQPLVHEFMRIHPAIEVTANLSNQQLDLIDGGYDLAIRLGKLKDSTLIAKPLSQRRYRVCASPSYLKDYGAPHSLPELVDHNCLVGQHQYWRFEHKGKQVATKVIGTLSCNSGYALVDAALKNLGLIQLPNYYVDDHIEKGHLVEVLSKYREEPETIWAVYPHNRHLSPKVRQLVNFLAQGLDKN; from the coding sequence ATGCGTATTTGGGAAGGCGTGGTTGAATTCACATTAGTGGCAGAACTCGGCAGTTTTACAAAGGCCTCTCAAAATCTAAACATCAGTGTTGCTCAAGTAAGCCGCCTAATTTCACTTTTAGAAAAACGGCTTAAAACCAAGCTACTATATCGAACCACACGCAAAGTGACGTTAACCGCGGAAGGTGAGATTTATTATCAGAGGTGCAAACAGGTTTTAAATGAATTGGAAGAGGCTGAACGTGCGCTAGGAAATCTTCAAAATAAACCTCAAGGCACTATAAAGTTGACCGCCCCTGTTATGTACGGTGAGACTTTTATTCAGCCCTTAGTTCACGAATTCATGCGAATACACCCAGCTATTGAGGTAACCGCAAACTTAAGTAATCAACAACTGGATTTAATAGACGGTGGTTACGACTTAGCCATTCGGCTTGGCAAGCTCAAGGACTCAACACTAATAGCAAAACCCTTAAGCCAGCGCCGCTATCGCGTATGCGCGTCTCCAAGCTACCTAAAAGATTATGGCGCCCCACACTCATTACCAGAGCTAGTCGATCACAATTGCCTTGTGGGTCAACACCAGTATTGGCGATTCGAACACAAGGGGAAGCAAGTGGCAACCAAAGTCATAGGCACTTTAAGTTGTAACAGCGGATATGCATTAGTCGATGCCGCATTGAAAAACTTAGGATTAATACAGCTACCCAATTATTACGTCGACGATCACATAGAGAAAGGGCATTTAGTGGAGGTATTATCTAAATATCGGGAAGAACCGGAAACGATATGGGCAGTTTACCCACACAATCGTCACTTATCACCGAAAGTAAGGCAGCTGGTAAACTTTTTAGCTCAAGGATTAGATAAAAATTAG